From a single Streptomyces sp. NBC_00377 genomic region:
- a CDS encoding NADH-quinone oxidoreductase subunit A → MERSDWQPVLVLFVLIVAAVVLLHAVSIALRAIREPLRTGPFSGGLEPEEHALSRFHVRWYPVTMVFLAFDMEMLFMYPWTKVVSAVGTSAVVEMFLFLGILLAGVGYAWREGAFRWS, encoded by the coding sequence GTGGAGAGATCCGACTGGCAGCCAGTACTGGTGCTCTTCGTACTCATCGTCGCGGCGGTCGTTCTCCTGCACGCCGTCTCGATCGCGCTGCGAGCAATCCGTGAACCGCTGCGGACCGGCCCCTTCAGCGGAGGCCTCGAACCGGAGGAACACGCCCTGTCCCGGTTCCACGTGCGCTGGTACCCGGTCACGATGGTCTTCCTCGCCTTCGACATGGAGATGCTGTTCATGTACCCGTGGACGAAGGTGGTCTCGGCGGTCGGTACGAGCGCGGTCGTCGAGATGTTCCTCTTCCTGGGCATCCTGCTGGCGGGTGTCGGCTACGCCTGGCGCGAGGGGGCGTTCCGGTGGAGTTGA
- a CDS encoding NADH-quinone oxidoreductase subunit H has translation MAERTPLWAIFVLPTLLIVVAVVVAGLDAVLAAGARNGRSASLRETAVRASRPGREALRHLVQQPRRTRASDVPLTRIGTALLPVAATLAAVVLPLGFRSVSDLPEGIVWFNAMEALAWAAVWLAGWGPNSALSLIGGYRFLAQGLAYELPHMLAITTAALGAESLRVGEVVDAQAGLWFALWMPAAFGIYLLSAMAMAFWGPFDQPAGADLAGGAAAELSGVDRVLFLGGRWLLLVVAASFSVPLFLGGGHGPVLPGWAWTVLKTVVVLVFLIWIRRRIPTLRMDRYLELTWVVLTPLAILQALVVAVVVLNR, from the coding sequence ATGGCTGAGCGCACACCGCTGTGGGCGATATTCGTACTGCCCACGCTGCTGATCGTGGTGGCCGTGGTGGTGGCCGGTCTCGATGCGGTTCTGGCAGCCGGGGCTCGCAACGGGCGGTCCGCGTCCCTGCGGGAGACCGCCGTCCGTGCCTCACGGCCCGGCCGCGAGGCGCTGCGCCACCTCGTCCAACAGCCGCGTCGGACGCGGGCGTCCGATGTGCCGCTGACACGGATCGGAACCGCTCTCCTGCCCGTCGCCGCCACGCTGGCAGCCGTCGTCCTGCCGCTGGGCTTCCGGTCGGTGAGCGATCTGCCGGAGGGGATCGTCTGGTTCAACGCGATGGAGGCGTTGGCCTGGGCCGCAGTGTGGCTGGCGGGCTGGGGCCCGAACTCGGCGCTCTCGCTCATCGGCGGCTACCGGTTCCTCGCTCAGGGCCTGGCGTACGAGCTTCCCCACATGCTCGCGATCACCACCGCCGCACTCGGGGCGGAATCGCTACGGGTCGGTGAAGTCGTCGACGCCCAAGCGGGGTTGTGGTTCGCCCTGTGGATGCCGGCCGCCTTCGGGATCTACCTGCTCAGCGCCATGGCAATGGCGTTCTGGGGCCCGTTCGACCAGCCCGCCGGAGCAGACCTGGCCGGTGGCGCGGCCGCCGAGCTGTCGGGCGTCGACCGTGTGTTGTTCCTCGGCGGCCGGTGGCTGCTGCTGGTCGTCGCGGCGTCCTTCAGCGTGCCGTTGTTCCTGGGCGGCGGCCACGGGCCTGTGCTGCCCGGCTGGGCGTGGACGGTACTCAAGACCGTGGTCGTACTGGTCTTCCTGATCTGGATCCGCCGCAGGATTCCGACCCTGCGCATGGACCGCTATCTGGAGCTGACCTGGGTCGTGTTGACCCCGTTGGCCATCCTCCAGGCGCTGGTCGTGGCGGTCGTGGTCCTGAACCGATGA
- a CDS encoding NADH-quinone oxidoreductase subunit J has protein sequence MEVAVFWVLAVLAIVSGAMVFRFDSMARATFSLLTSLLCVGGLVVLLGLDYLGIVIVLMMTIEMAIMAVFMVMYMMNPAGLMPMTMMHNKKGAAVVCGLLFALLAAGILLAPWPGRRGRPPKDPTMDLGMSLMGPQMLTMMTLGMALFATIVATVLLATRRGRYDRLGDDLRARRPDDPVRGGVGR, from the coding sequence ATGGAAGTCGCCGTCTTCTGGGTACTGGCGGTCCTCGCGATCGTCAGCGGCGCGATGGTGTTCCGCTTCGACTCCATGGCCCGCGCGACGTTCTCCCTGCTGACCTCGCTGCTGTGCGTGGGCGGCCTCGTCGTGCTGCTCGGGCTCGACTATCTCGGCATCGTCATCGTGCTGATGATGACGATCGAGATGGCCATCATGGCCGTCTTCATGGTGATGTACATGATGAACCCGGCCGGGCTCATGCCGATGACGATGATGCACAACAAGAAGGGCGCGGCCGTGGTGTGCGGGCTGCTGTTCGCACTGCTGGCCGCCGGGATCCTCCTCGCTCCCTGGCCCGGTCGCAGGGGCAGGCCCCCCAAGGACCCGACCATGGATCTCGGCATGTCCCTCATGGGCCCGCAGATGCTCACCATGATGACACTCGGCATGGCGCTGTTCGCGACGATCGTGGCCACCGTCCTCCTGGCCACCCGCCGGGGACGCTACGACCGGCTCGGCGACGACCTGCGGGCGCGGCGCCCGGACGATCCGGTACGAGGCGGTGTCGGCCGATGA